From the genome of Mucilaginibacter paludis DSM 18603:
CAATTGCTATTTTCTTTATTTGATCAGCACCAATGTTCATGGCATTTAGCAACGCTAAAAAATCGACCTTTTTCATTATGTCTTTTTGATTAATGGGTAAAATAATTTATATTTACATAGTATATATACTATGTAAATTAATCAAAAAAAATGGGATATAAAGTAAAAGTTCAAAAAGTTGAGCGAGGAGGCACCAAATCGTTTTATGTAAACTTCCCGGCAGCAGTTGCCGATGCTTGCCTGTTAGAAAAAGGCGAAGAAATGGAATGGTTGATAGAAGATAGAAATAGCTTCGTACTAAAACGTGTAAAGAAAGCCAAAACTAATCTTCCCAAACAAGAAAAAGACAAGTGAAATTAATCGCGCAAACATCTTCTCCAATAATGTAAGGTGTTAGGTTGACGCATATGCCTACCGGGGGAGATTTAGAGGGGGCTTTGGACTGCCCGATCCTTCCACCCGCGAGGCCAAACCCGGCCCGGCGTGCAGTCGGGCCTATGCGCGCTTTCCTTTTTTCGTCCAACAGCCAACAGCTTTCAAACGTCATCCCCTTTTTTTGGGGCTGACGGGATCCTTATCCATGATGATCGCTTTCGCGTACACAAAAAAGGGTGTCATGCTGATACTTCGTCAGGCTCAGTAGTCGAAGCACGGTGTGTGGACCTCTACAAGCGGCATTCTGTTGTCATCTCATCCTTCTGCGACCATCGATTTAAAATTCCTACAGTGGCGCTATTTTAAATCGATAGTTATCAATATTTTAACTCTGTTCTTCGCTATTTTTTACCTGCTTTTTTAGGCTTAGCTTCTTTTTCCACTTTAGCTGCCGTAACCTTCGTCTCTTTTCCTTTTTTCGGTTTTGCTAACGGCTCAGTCATAACCGGCTTAGCTGCTGCTTCAGCTTTGCTTTCTTCTTTTTCAAGCTTGGCTACTTTCTCTTTTTTAGGCTTTGGCGCAGGTTCTGCAATAGCCAGCCCTACGGTAACGTCAGCCTTAATTGTTTTTTTAGGTTCGGCGGTTATCAACGGCAAACCTGCTGCCGATGTTTTGATAAACTTGCCCCAGGTTAAGTTATCCTGTCCGTCTTTTTGCTTTTTAGCCCTTTCAATGGCGTAATTTGCAGCTGTTTCAACCACCCACTCAAAATTCTCTTCACCTACGCTTTTAATATCGGCATCGGGAGCCGGATTGCAAAAATCGATGGCGTATGGTATGCCATTGCGTATGGCAAATTCAACAGTGTTAAAATCATAACCCAAGTATTGGTTCAATTTAATCACATAATCTTTTACCTGGTCTAATAGTTTTTTTGAGGCCGGGGCTTTGCCGTGTTCATAACGTAAGTGATGCGGGTTGCGGGGTTCGTACTGCATAATGCGTACATGCTCGCCGCCAATGCAGTAGCAACGGAAATAGTCGTCGAAGGTTATTTCTTCCTGCAGCATCATCACGTATTGTTTGGTTTTATCGTATTTGCTGAAAAAGTCTTTTTCGTCGGTTACGCGGTAAACTTCTTTCCAGCCGCCGCCGTCAAAAGGCTTCATATAGGCCGGGAAGCCAACATACTCAAATATGCCTTTCCAATCTAAAGGGTAGGCCATATTACGGAATGAGGTTGATGTGGTATCGTCGGGCAGTTCTTTAGACGGCAGTATTACCGTTTTAGGTACCGGGACGCCAATTTTTACGGCCAGCGCGTTGTTGAAAAACTTTTCGTCGGCACTCCACCAAAAAGGGTTATTAATTACTGCAGTGCCGCAAATGGCCGCATTTTTTAAGCTGGCGCGATAAAAAGGTACATCTTGTGATATCCTGTCTATAATAACAGCATAATCCAGCGGTTCTGCCTGCATTACTTTATCAATACGTATAAATTCGGCAGTAATTCCTTTTTCTGCCTTTTCATTAACCCTGTCAACAAAGGCCTGCGGAAATGTGTTTTCCTGCCCAAATAGAATGCCAATTTTTTTCATAGTTGCAATATGTTCTGATATAAAATAAGTGCTTAGCTTATAAAATCCTATTACTTATTTTGTTTAATAAAATTGATGCTGTATGCAGCTTTCAAACTAAATGCCATTGTGCTAAGCTGATTGTTGTAAATATGCTATGTTAATCAAAACAAAGAAAAAAGTTAAACTTATATCGTATATAAACAGTATGTTATGATTATTTAATAGTGGATAAATAATGAGGAAACATTTGGCGCCATACCGGCCAATCGTGCGTTCCGTTACGGATGTCGAGCCAGTGGTTGATGTGTTTCTGCTTTAAGATATTGGAAAGCCTGATGTTTTCATCCTTACAAAAATCGTGATCGGCTGTACCTAAAATGATATTCATGCGCCACAGGTCAGGGTGATTATCGCCTGGCAAAAAATCAACAGGGTTATTATAAAAAATATCGTTGTTATAAAAGCCGTCGGTAAACCGCTTAATGTCAAAAACACCGCCCATTGAAAACAGGTGCCCAACCTTTTCGGGATGCTTAAAGGCGAAGTTTGCCGCATGATAGCCACCAAAGCTGCATCCGGCAACGGCCACGCGGTTAACGCCGGTTTCGTGCATGGCCCATGGTGCCAATTCTTCATTTAGCATTTTATCGTACGCTATATGCGTGCGGGCCCTATCTGCCGGGTGAATGTTTTTATTGTACCAGCTCTGCCCGTCGATAGAATCGATACAGTATATTTTTACCAGGCCATTATCTATAAACCAGCGTGCACTATCAATTAAATGAAAATCCTTGTTTTGATAATAGCGCCCCATGGAGGTAGGGAACAGGATAAGCGGATAGCCACGATCGCCAAAGATCAGCATATCCAAATCCCTGCTTAAGTTGCGTGAGTACCAGCGTTTGTATTGTTCAGTCACGGTAGCTTAATTTATTGTAATATAGGGTGTTTGTTTTAAAAAGGCAAATGCTAATTAAAATGAGCGGCAACAGGCTAAACATAATTGCAATGTTTACCGTCTGATTAGCAAACATCAGTTACCTTTGTTGCCTTTAATTTAATTTGGAATAAGGATGTACATGAGCTGGCCTATTGCTGAAATGACTATCACAGAAGAGACAATAACTATAAACTCTAAATTGTTGGGGCGGGATGTAACCTGTAGTCTGCTAATGCCTGTCGATTACAATAAAACCGAGGCGCTGAACCTGTTGTTGCTAAACGATGGGCAGGAGGTTGAAAATTTGCAATTAATACCAGCCTTGCAGCAATTATACAACACATCAAAAATAAAACCGCTATTGGTTGCAGCCATACACGCTAACGAAGACCGGTTACAGGAGTATGGTACGGCAAGCCAGGCTGACTATAAAAATCGCGGCAGCAAGGCGAGCGATTATAACCAATTTATTTTAGATGAGCTTTTACCTTTTTTGCATCAATACGTAGGTATTAAAAGTTTTGGTACAACAGCTTTTGCCGGTTTTTCGTTAGGAGGACTTACCGCCTTTGATGTGGCATGGCATAACCCAGAAGTATTTGATAAGGTTGGCGTATTTTCAGGATCATTTTGGTGGAGAAGCAAAGGGCTTGACGAGGGCTATAGCGACAATGATCGTATTATGCATCGCCTTGTGAAGGATACACCCGGAAAACCGGAACTGAAATTCTGGCTGCAAACCGGCACGCACGACGAAACTGCCGACCGCAACCAAAATGGAATTATTGATTCTATAGACGACACCATCGACCTGATAGCTGCGTTGGAGCTTAAAGGCTATCAACGCCCCGCCGATATTCAATACGTTGAAGTGGTTGGAGGCAAACATGATATGCCTACCTGGGCTGCAGCCATGCCTAAGTTTTTAACCTGGGCGTTTAAAGCTTAAAAACGAAAGGCTATACTGGTTTCGAAGTAAAAAATACTTGGTTTATAGGGCGAACTGATTTCGAGATTACTGGTTATCTGCTTTTCGGCAGCTGTGCTTTGCGGCAGGCTATTTTGTGCAAAAGCATAAGTAGGTGTAAAGGTGAACCTGAAACAGCCCGATTTATATTCTACAGGAACGGAAATTTCATAGTCCAGCAATTTGAAGTCGCCCAGGCTATTATTGTAACTGGTAACCGCAGTGCTGGCTACTTTTTTATTGAGCTTGCCTTTACGTTGCAGGTATCCGCCAAAAAAGTGTTGGGAGCCTGCGTTTAATCCCGCTTGAGGGCTGACCTGTAAGTCATCGTGAGCAGAAAACGGGGTT
Proteins encoded in this window:
- a CDS encoding esterase family protein encodes the protein MTEQYKRWYSRNLSRDLDMLIFGDRGYPLILFPTSMGRYYQNKDFHLIDSARWFIDNGLVKIYCIDSIDGQSWYNKNIHPADRARTHIAYDKMLNEELAPWAMHETGVNRVAVAGCSFGGYHAANFAFKHPEKVGHLFSMGGVFDIKRFTDGFYNNDIFYNNPVDFLPGDNHPDLWRMNIILGTADHDFCKDENIRLSNILKQKHINHWLDIRNGTHDWPVWRQMFPHYLSTIK
- a CDS encoding alpha/beta hydrolase: MTITEETITINSKLLGRDVTCSLLMPVDYNKTEALNLLLLNDGQEVENLQLIPALQQLYNTSKIKPLLVAAIHANEDRLQEYGTASQADYKNRGSKASDYNQFILDELLPFLHQYVGIKSFGTTAFAGFSLGGLTAFDVAWHNPEVFDKVGVFSGSFWWRSKGLDEGYSDNDRIMHRLVKDTPGKPELKFWLQTGTHDETADRNQNGIIDSIDDTIDLIAALELKGYQRPADIQYVEVVGGKHDMPTWAAAMPKFLTWAFKA